From Streptomyces sp. NBC_00775, one genomic window encodes:
- a CDS encoding helix-turn-helix domain-containing protein, whose translation MGTPLGDFIRAKRDSIQPHSLGLPEHGRRRAPGLRRLDLATRAGISVEYLTRIEQGRDRNPSAAVVNALADALSLDPSERSHLRYLTKITGGACPSHTRPAPPQRGVRPSVLQTLRLLEPGIAMVTNRLGDVLARTSAFESVTSGTGLLDAGTPNLTRFVFTDSRARTFFADWDDVADQQAFDLWLAPSVENSEWFTTELAPVAGPDFTRRLNRHVVPPRGVLRLNHPSGCELQLLRETLELSSDAQQLVVFLPADERTAQAVGQLRRRTHGRLRAIS comes from the coding sequence ATGGGTACGCCGTTGGGGGACTTCATCCGGGCCAAGCGTGACAGCATCCAGCCCCACTCGCTCGGGCTGCCGGAGCACGGCCGCCGCCGGGCACCGGGCCTACGGCGCCTGGATCTCGCCACGCGGGCCGGCATCAGCGTCGAGTACCTGACCCGCATCGAGCAGGGCCGCGACCGCAATCCCTCGGCGGCGGTGGTGAACGCCCTCGCCGATGCGCTCAGCCTGGACCCCTCGGAGCGCAGCCACCTGCGCTACCTCACGAAGATCACCGGCGGCGCATGTCCCTCTCACACCCGGCCCGCACCACCGCAGCGAGGCGTCCGCCCGTCCGTCCTGCAGACCCTCCGCCTCCTTGAACCGGGCATCGCCATGGTGACCAACCGGCTGGGCGATGTCCTCGCCCGCACCAGCGCGTTCGAGTCGGTGACGAGCGGGACCGGACTGCTCGACGCCGGCACGCCGAATCTCACCCGCTTCGTCTTCACCGACTCCCGCGCCCGGACGTTCTTCGCCGACTGGGACGACGTCGCGGACCAGCAGGCATTCGACCTGTGGCTCGCACCGTCCGTCGAGAACTCGGAGTGGTTCACCACAGAGCTCGCGCCCGTCGCCGGCCCCGACTTCACACGGCGCCTGAACCGTCACGTGGTTCCGCCACGTGGAGTCCTCCGGCTCAACCACCCTTCCGGATGCGAACTTCAACTGCTCCGCGAGACGCTCGAACTCTCCTCGGACGCACAACAACTCGTCGTCTTCCTCCCCGCGGACGAGAGGACGGCCCAGGCCGTCGGCCAACTCCGCCGCCGTACCCACGGCCGGCTCCGGGCCATCTCATAA
- a CDS encoding NADPH-dependent FMN reductase, with protein MDNNTLKLVVIVGSVREGRFGPVVASWIAEQAGLHGGFDVDVVDLAEIDIPLSLPAASPKYAGDAYPRPAGMAALTSALEGADAFIVVTPEYNHSYPASLKAAIDWHFTQWTAKPVAFVSYGGAAGGRHAVLHLENVLTELHAVTVRDGLAFPNYFTAWQDGRPLDPQAPGYAKTLLDQLVWWAGALRSAREAAPYPA; from the coding sequence ATGGACAACAACACGCTCAAGCTGGTGGTCATCGTCGGAAGCGTCCGGGAAGGACGGTTCGGCCCGGTCGTGGCCTCGTGGATCGCCGAACAGGCCGGCCTTCACGGTGGATTCGACGTGGACGTCGTCGATCTGGCGGAGATCGACATCCCGCTGTCACTGCCTGCGGCATCGCCGAAGTACGCCGGCGACGCCTACCCCCGTCCGGCCGGGATGGCGGCACTGACGTCGGCGCTGGAGGGCGCGGATGCGTTCATCGTGGTCACGCCGGAGTACAACCACAGCTACCCCGCGTCCTTGAAGGCGGCCATCGACTGGCACTTCACCCAATGGACGGCCAAGCCCGTCGCGTTCGTCAGCTACGGCGGCGCGGCAGGCGGTCGGCACGCGGTGCTGCACCTGGAGAACGTGCTGACCGAGTTGCACGCGGTGACCGTCCGCGACGGTCTCGCCTTCCCGAACTACTTCACGGCGTGGCAGGACGGTCGCCCGCTCGACCCTCAAGCGCCCGGGTACGCCAAGACGCTGCTCGACCAACTGGTCTGGTGGGCGGGCGCACTCCGGTCAGCCCGCGAAGCCGCTCCGTACCCGGCATGA
- a CDS encoding ROK family transcriptional regulator, whose protein sequence is MRAEGMRRGNASAVLRAVLAQGPLSRADIARGTGLSAPSVTKLTAVLIEAGVLREEAPLEATQGRPRVPVGVDPFGPAALGVHIGLLRTTLGLVALDGTVVSQRVLDHDAPADGGLDPRRIAEQAAEGAREFLADRLGGRRLLGTGISLGGWVDGDAGTVVEHSALGWSDVRLLDLLDGRLPGPVLLDQNVRAAARAELWFGAGREVDDFVYVFFGNILGAAVVVDRSVHRGPGAAAGGIEHLPVSGESSTACPCCGAACLSAVASDAVLVERARAEGILSASDEHLPLERLIAAARPAGSGSGDLRAQELLRNRARHAGRAVATVVDLLNPSRVVLAGGIVAADEYLTDLREEVTDRVHRGWSATERIVTSTFGSGTLVVASAMPLLEGVYQDPIALLGPDARGVAS, encoded by the coding sequence ATGCGAGCCGAAGGCATGCGCCGGGGCAACGCTTCGGCGGTACTGCGTGCCGTGCTCGCCCAGGGGCCGCTCTCCCGGGCGGACATCGCACGCGGTACGGGCCTCTCGGCGCCCAGCGTCACCAAGCTCACCGCCGTCCTCATCGAGGCGGGAGTACTGCGCGAGGAAGCGCCGCTGGAGGCCACGCAGGGGCGGCCCCGTGTGCCGGTCGGCGTCGACCCGTTCGGGCCCGCCGCCCTCGGCGTGCACATCGGCCTGCTGCGCACGACGCTCGGGCTCGTCGCCCTCGACGGCACCGTCGTCTCCCAGCGCGTCCTCGACCACGACGCGCCCGCCGACGGCGGCCTCGACCCGCGCCGCATCGCCGAGCAGGCCGCGGAGGGAGCCCGGGAGTTCCTCGCCGACCGGCTCGGCGGACGCCGGCTGCTCGGCACCGGGATCAGCCTCGGCGGCTGGGTGGACGGCGACGCGGGCACGGTCGTCGAACACAGCGCCCTGGGCTGGAGCGACGTACGCCTCCTCGATCTGCTCGACGGTCGGCTGCCAGGACCCGTGCTGCTCGACCAGAACGTCCGGGCCGCGGCCCGCGCGGAGCTGTGGTTCGGCGCCGGACGCGAGGTCGACGATTTCGTGTACGTCTTCTTCGGCAACATCCTCGGCGCCGCCGTGGTCGTCGACCGCTCCGTGCACCGCGGACCCGGCGCGGCGGCCGGCGGCATCGAACACCTGCCGGTGAGCGGCGAGTCGAGCACCGCCTGCCCCTGCTGCGGCGCCGCCTGCCTCTCGGCGGTCGCCAGCGACGCCGTCCTGGTGGAGCGGGCCCGCGCCGAGGGCATCCTGTCCGCGTCCGACGAACACCTCCCGCTGGAGCGCCTCATCGCCGCCGCGCGCCCTGCCGGGTCCGGCTCCGGCGACCTGCGTGCCCAGGAACTGCTGCGCAACCGCGCCCGGCACGCGGGACGCGCCGTGGCGACCGTCGTCGATCTGCTCAACCCGAGCCGTGTCGTCCTCGCGGGCGGAATCGTCGCCGCCGACGAGTATCTGACGGACCTGCGCGAGGAGGTCACCGACCGCGTGCACCGCGGCTGGAGCGCCACCGAACGCATCGTGACCAGCACCTTCGGCTCCGGCACCCTCGTCGTCGCCTCCGCGATGCCCCTGTTGGAGGGCGTCTACCAGGACCCGATCGCACTGCTCGGCCCCGATGCGCGGGGGGTCGCGTCGTGA
- a CDS encoding pyridoxamine 5'-phosphate oxidase family protein: MTYGPLPETDLTRHRRLREQGSLDRADLDAILDAGFICHLGVIVEGRPIVVPTVYGRDERQLYVHGSVASRSLAAGAPVCVTVTHVDGLVLARSVFEHGVNYRSAMIHGIPRKVTDPDEKTDGLRRLTEHATPGQWDYARRPSRKELAATTLLALSLEEASVKIRTGAPDDGDGPDAALGLWAGTLPLTSTWGAPETDPLLPPDLVPPAHIARREGTRHG; the protein is encoded by the coding sequence ATGACGTACGGACCCCTCCCCGAAACCGACCTCACTCGGCACCGTCGCCTCCGCGAACAGGGCAGCCTGGACCGCGCCGATCTGGACGCGATCCTCGACGCGGGATTCATCTGCCACCTCGGTGTGATCGTCGAGGGGCGGCCGATCGTGGTGCCCACGGTGTACGGGCGGGACGAGCGGCAGCTGTACGTGCACGGGTCGGTGGCCAGTCGGAGTCTCGCGGCCGGCGCCCCCGTGTGCGTCACCGTCACCCACGTCGACGGGCTCGTCCTGGCCCGCTCGGTGTTCGAGCACGGTGTGAACTACCGCAGCGCCATGATCCACGGCATACCCCGCAAGGTCACCGACCCGGACGAGAAGACCGACGGTCTGCGGCGGCTCACCGAGCACGCCACGCCCGGCCAGTGGGACTACGCGCGCAGGCCCAGCCGCAAGGAGCTGGCCGCGACGACCCTGCTCGCACTGTCCCTCGAAGAGGCCTCGGTGAAGATCCGTACCGGCGCCCCGGACGACGGGGACGGGCCTGACGCCGCACTCGGTCTGTGGGCGGGAACGCTGCCGCTGACCTCGACCTGGGGCGCGCCCGAGACCGACCCGCTGCTGCCGCCGGACCTCGTCCCTCCGGCGCACATCGCGCGACGCGAGGGGACCCGGCACGGCTGA
- a CDS encoding radical SAM protein, with product MGSRTALVEDLMERFPHVPREAVFKEDLLRGGVAFDASALSDNEGGEVKPKSYFIFSFDHGTLPELGEAALRRPPEEIILTGGPYDLRRTVVSVRVNPASPYRVAADEDGMLGLYLDGKRISDVGVPPMPEYYRHKLSNGKSVMEVAPTIQWGYLIYLTVFRVCQYFGAKEECQYCDINHNWRQHKAAGRPYTGVKDVEEVLEALEIIDRYDTAKASTAYTLTGGAITKTVAGRDEADFYGHYAKAIEERFPGRWIGKVVAQALPRDDVQRFKDYGVQIYHPNYEVWDRRLFELYCPGKERYVGRDEWHKRILDSAEIFGARNVIPNFVAGVEMAEPFGFTTVDEAIASTTEGLRFFMSHGITPRFTTWCPEPTTPLGKANPQGAPLEYHIRLLEAYRSTMDEFGLASPPGYGEPGPGRAVFSVSSFMDSLPAQEPSQV from the coding sequence ATGGGCAGCCGCACCGCGCTGGTCGAGGATCTGATGGAGCGGTTCCCGCACGTGCCGAGGGAAGCGGTCTTCAAGGAGGACCTGCTTCGCGGAGGTGTCGCCTTCGACGCGTCCGCCCTCAGCGACAACGAGGGCGGCGAGGTCAAGCCGAAGTCCTACTTCATCTTCTCCTTCGACCACGGCACCCTTCCCGAGCTGGGCGAGGCCGCGCTGCGGCGCCCGCCCGAGGAGATCATCCTCACGGGCGGCCCGTACGACCTGCGGCGGACCGTGGTGTCCGTACGGGTCAATCCCGCCTCGCCGTACCGCGTCGCCGCCGACGAGGACGGCATGCTCGGGCTCTACCTCGACGGGAAGCGGATCTCCGACGTCGGGGTGCCGCCGATGCCCGAGTACTACCGGCACAAGCTCTCGAACGGGAAGTCCGTGATGGAGGTGGCGCCCACCATCCAGTGGGGGTACCTGATCTACCTCACCGTCTTCCGCGTCTGTCAGTACTTCGGCGCCAAGGAGGAGTGCCAGTACTGCGACATCAACCACAACTGGCGCCAGCACAAGGCGGCGGGCCGCCCGTACACCGGGGTGAAGGACGTCGAGGAAGTCCTCGAAGCGCTGGAGATCATCGACCGGTACGACACCGCCAAGGCGTCCACCGCGTACACCCTCACCGGTGGCGCGATCACCAAGACGGTCGCCGGGCGCGACGAGGCCGACTTCTACGGGCACTACGCCAAGGCCATCGAGGAGCGGTTCCCCGGGCGGTGGATCGGCAAGGTCGTCGCGCAGGCGCTGCCGCGTGACGACGTCCAGCGCTTCAAGGACTACGGGGTGCAGATCTACCACCCCAACTACGAGGTGTGGGACCGGCGGCTCTTCGAGCTGTACTGCCCCGGCAAGGAGCGCTACGTCGGCCGCGACGAGTGGCACAAGCGCATCCTCGACTCGGCGGAGATCTTCGGCGCGCGCAATGTCATCCCCAACTTCGTGGCGGGCGTGGAGATGGCCGAGCCCTTCGGCTTCACCACCGTCGACGAGGCGATCGCGTCGACGACCGAGGGACTGCGCTTCTTCATGTCGCACGGCATCACGCCCCGGTTCACCACGTGGTGCCCGGAGCCGACGACCCCGCTCGGCAAGGCCAACCCGCAGGGCGCGCCGCTGGAGTACCACATCCGCCTGCTGGAGGCGTACCGCTCCACGATGGACGAGTTCGGTCTCGCCTCCCCGCCCGGATACGGGGAGCCCGGCCCGGGCCGCGCGGTCTTCTCCGTCAGCTCCTTCATGGACAGCCTTCCCGCGCAGGAGCCGTCCCAGGTGTAA
- a CDS encoding cellulose-binding domain-containing protein, protein MPDLPTPQDAAEAALFSECWDAVLSYADLCTSGSAAASQLATEAFTHGIQEARAAAEGTKSTGRRTPRLPRIPLLLTSVRTTAAAWEAHGQGHRLDPDLRLWLHSEKAARYTGPPLHRPLALRGLRDMQEPDAALLWLAEVEALPLPAVARRLGLDPAAAAEELAQVRALFRDRCHRNHLDTPMDANCRSYARLLDAVTRSPGAETPEDLSRHLARCVECAEAAACLRLHGGGLPSALAGGVIGWGGLAYLERRRRAAEAGLAGGRTDATVDTGLAEGKVTGPRIGRTGVLVAAVIVSALALTVSLMPFDGAGDGSVDARGDSADRQPVADPGVSPPSSPSATARPAGTLVSPEPSESANGSETNPDPEPQGTSTSPAQGTDDSADPTHSASSSCEVTYEIVNQWPDGFQASVTVTSAKALDGWSVAWTFHDGQRVSQMWDGTFVQNDSRVTATAADYNKSVAAGGTFAVGFIASWHDGNSVPKNFSLNGGSCTSAG, encoded by the coding sequence ATGCCTGACCTGCCGACCCCTCAGGACGCCGCCGAGGCCGCGCTGTTCTCGGAGTGCTGGGACGCGGTCCTGTCGTACGCCGATCTGTGCACGTCCGGTTCCGCCGCGGCCTCCCAGCTGGCCACCGAGGCGTTCACGCACGGCATCCAAGAGGCGCGCGCGGCCGCCGAGGGAACGAAGAGTACCGGCCGCAGGACGCCCCGGCTGCCCCGGATTCCGTTGCTGCTGACGTCGGTTCGTACCACGGCCGCCGCCTGGGAGGCGCACGGGCAGGGCCATCGGCTCGACCCCGACCTCAGGCTGTGGCTCCACTCCGAGAAGGCCGCCCGCTACACCGGTCCGCCGCTGCACCGCCCGCTCGCGCTGCGCGGCCTCAGGGACATGCAGGAACCGGACGCGGCGCTGCTGTGGCTGGCCGAGGTCGAGGCGCTGCCGCTGCCCGCGGTGGCCCGGCGGCTCGGCCTCGACCCGGCTGCCGCCGCCGAGGAACTCGCCCAGGTACGCGCGCTGTTCAGGGACCGGTGCCATCGCAACCACCTCGACACGCCGATGGACGCCAACTGCCGCAGCTACGCCCGGCTCCTCGACGCGGTGACCCGCTCGCCCGGCGCCGAGACGCCCGAGGACCTGTCCCGGCATCTCGCCCGGTGCGTGGAGTGCGCGGAGGCGGCCGCCTGTCTGCGGCTGCACGGCGGCGGGCTGCCCTCGGCGCTCGCGGGCGGGGTGATCGGCTGGGGCGGTCTCGCCTATCTGGAGCGCCGGCGCCGGGCCGCCGAGGCGGGTCTGGCGGGCGGACGTACGGACGCGACCGTGGACACGGGGCTCGCCGAGGGCAAGGTGACCGGGCCCCGGATCGGCCGGACCGGGGTCCTGGTCGCGGCCGTCATCGTGTCGGCGCTGGCGCTCACCGTCTCGCTGATGCCCTTCGACGGCGCGGGCGACGGGAGTGTCGACGCGCGCGGCGACTCGGCGGACCGGCAGCCCGTCGCGGACCCCGGCGTGTCGCCCCCGTCGTCCCCCTCGGCCACCGCGCGCCCGGCGGGCACGCTGGTGTCGCCCGAACCGTCGGAGTCGGCGAACGGCTCCGAGACGAACCCCGACCCCGAACCCCAGGGCACCTCCACGTCCCCCGCCCAGGGGACGGACGACTCGGCGGATCCCACGCACAGCGCGTCGTCCTCCTGCGAGGTGACGTACGAGATCGTCAACCAGTGGCCGGACGGCTTCCAGGCCAGTGTCACCGTCACCTCCGCCAAGGCCCTCGACGGCTGGAGCGTCGCCTGGACCTTCCACGACGGTCAGCGAGTCAGCCAGATGTGGGACGGCACCTTCGTCCAGAACGACTCCCGGGTGACCGCCACCGCCGCCGACTACAACAAGTCCGTCGCCGCCGGCGGGACCTTCGCCGTCGGGTTCATCGCCTCCTGGCACGACGGGAACTCGGTTCCGAAGAACTTCTCGCTGAACGGCGGGAGTTGCACGAGCGCGGGCTGA
- a CDS encoding alpha/beta fold hydrolase translates to MTTTPTPLHHADHPGTAPALLLVHGWGGNGGDWDPTLPYWRHRVIVPDLRGHGRSPKPVEGYGARDFAADLAELLRGLDTGPVVAVGHSMGGQAVTALAVEHPELVRGLVVVDPAYGADEAEAARIPAEQEELRAEGPEWAARFVTGAFRPGVYDELRDRQRQLMTEMDTDVLVQCRNGMYLNPDAFGLRPATVTYLARRECPVLGVYATPGAAEFERGTLTDPRSRVTVFEGAGHYLHEERPREFVEAVEQWVTRAGAGTGIGA, encoded by the coding sequence GTGACCACGACACCCACCCCCCTCCACCACGCGGACCACCCCGGCACGGCCCCCGCCCTCCTGCTCGTCCACGGCTGGGGCGGCAACGGCGGCGACTGGGACCCCACGCTCCCGTACTGGCGGCACCGGGTGATCGTCCCCGATCTGCGCGGCCACGGTCGCTCGCCGAAGCCCGTGGAGGGATACGGCGCCCGGGACTTCGCCGCCGATCTGGCGGAGCTGTTGCGGGGGCTGGACACCGGGCCGGTGGTGGCCGTCGGGCACTCCATGGGCGGGCAGGCGGTGACGGCACTCGCGGTCGAACACCCGGAACTCGTACGGGGGTTGGTGGTCGTCGATCCGGCGTACGGCGCGGACGAGGCGGAGGCGGCGCGGATCCCCGCGGAGCAGGAGGAGCTGCGCGCGGAGGGTCCGGAGTGGGCGGCGCGCTTCGTGACGGGGGCCTTCCGGCCGGGGGTGTACGACGAACTCCGCGACCGGCAGCGGCAGTTGATGACGGAGATGGACACGGACGTGCTCGTCCAGTGCAGGAACGGGATGTATCTGAACCCGGACGCCTTCGGTCTGCGGCCCGCCACGGTCACCTACCTCGCCCGGCGCGAGTGCCCGGTACTGGGCGTGTACGCGACGCCCGGGGCGGCGGAGTTCGAGCGCGGAACACTGACCGACCCGAGGTCGCGGGTGACCGTGTTCGAAGGGGCCGGGCACTATCTGCACGAGGAACGACCGCGGGAATTCGTGGAAGCGGTGGAGCAATGGGTGACCCGGGCCGGGGCCGGGACGGGGATCGGGGCCTAG
- a CDS encoding alpha/beta fold hydrolase, which yields MPTFSAPDGTELAYHVFGDGPPLVCLPGGPMQDSRYLGDLGGLSAHRQLVMLDLRGTGRSATPEDPSSYRCDRLVDDVESLREHLGLDRMDLLAHSGGTNLAVLYAARHPDRVGRLALITPSVMALGITIPADVRRETARLRRDEPWFPKAYAALEAIVAGKADADSFPAIAPFWYARWDDTARAHRAAEDDQRNDEAAAVYGTEGAFAPTATRTALARLTSPVLVLAGELDLNSPPPAMIELAALFPHATLTVQPATAHFPWLDDATRFVTTTATFLT from the coding sequence ATGCCTACCTTCTCCGCGCCGGACGGGACCGAGCTGGCGTATCACGTGTTCGGTGACGGCCCACCCCTGGTCTGCCTCCCGGGCGGTCCCATGCAGGACTCCCGCTACCTCGGGGACCTCGGGGGCCTCTCCGCGCACCGCCAGTTGGTCATGCTGGACCTTCGGGGAACGGGCCGGTCGGCGACACCGGAGGACCCCTCCTCCTACCGCTGCGACCGGCTCGTCGACGACGTGGAATCCCTGCGTGAGCACCTGGGCCTCGACCGGATGGACCTGCTGGCGCACTCCGGCGGCACGAACCTTGCCGTCCTGTACGCGGCGCGCCATCCGGACCGCGTGGGCAGGCTCGCGCTGATCACACCGAGCGTCATGGCACTCGGCATCACCATCCCGGCGGACGTCCGGCGCGAGACGGCACGGCTCCGCCGCGACGAGCCGTGGTTCCCGAAGGCGTACGCCGCCCTGGAAGCGATCGTCGCCGGCAAGGCGGACGCCGACTCCTTCCCGGCCATCGCCCCGTTCTGGTACGCCCGCTGGGACGACACGGCTCGGGCCCATCGCGCGGCGGAGGACGACCAACGAAACGACGAGGCCGCGGCCGTCTACGGCACCGAGGGCGCCTTCGCCCCGACCGCGACCCGCACGGCGCTGGCCCGCCTCACCTCACCCGTCCTCGTGCTGGCCGGGGAACTGGACCTGAACTCACCCCCACCCGCGATGATCGAGCTCGCCGCCCTGTTCCCCCACGCCACCCTGACCGTCCAGCCCGCCACCGCCCACTTCCCCTGGCTGGACGACGCCACCCGTTTCGTGACGACCACGGCAACGTTCCTGACTTGA